ACGCTTATCTAAAGAAAAGCAAGACCTCGTCATAGAAGAGTTTAAACAAGGACAAACGAAGAGTCCACCCTATGCGCGATTTGCCGCCAAAGTACCTGGATGTGTCATCACGATTTATAATTCTGGAAAAGTGATGTTTCAAGGAACACAAGCAGAAGCAATCGCCGCACGTTTTGGTACGGCTACACCGACGAAATCAAAAGAACCCGTTGTATCCACGTTACCAGATGGTTTTGCTGAATGGTCTGTCGCCGGTAGCGACGAAGTAGGCAAAGGTGACTTCTTCGGTCCCCTCGTCGTCGTCGCTTCCTTCGTTGATCGCAAGCACATCGCACTACTTCGTGAACTTGGTGTTCGTGATTCAAAGCACCTGAACGATACCGAGATTCGGCGGATTGCTCGCGATCTTCATGCGGTCATTCCATATACGTATCGTGTCTTACACAATCCAGAATACAATCAGATGCAACAGACGATGACACAAGGAAAGATGACTGCACTGATGCATAATGATGTCTTGCAACGTCTCCTTGACCAATTGGAGACTCAACCAGAAGCGATCCTAATCGATCAGTTCGCTGAAAAGAGCGTTTACTATAAACACTTATCTGGTATCGAAAG
This window of the Exiguobacterium acetylicum genome carries:
- the rnhC gene encoding ribonuclease HIII, whose product is MGTTVLRLSKEKQDLVIEEFKQGQTKSPPYARFAAKVPGCVITIYNSGKVMFQGTQAEAIAARFGTATPTKSKEPVVSTLPDGFAEWSVAGSDEVGKGDFFGPLVVVASFVDRKHIALLRELGVRDSKHLNDTEIRRIARDLHAVIPYTYRVLHNPEYNQMQQTMTQGKMTALMHNDVLQRLLDQLETQPEAILIDQFAEKSVYYKHLSGIESPVRENVYFSTKAEQLHVAVAASSIIARAIFLKEMDKLSETTGIVIPKGAGAKVDQVAASLILRHGADKLRNWTKAHFANTKKAQQLATKRNRP